A genome region from Pseudomonadota bacterium includes the following:
- a CDS encoding IS5 family transposase (programmed frameshift), protein MARFELTDKEWSLIKPLLPDRPRGVARVDDRRVLNGIFYILRTGSPWRDLPERYGPYTTVYNRFNRWAKAGVWLRVAQSPQSMQMIDSSIVRAHLHAAGGKKGGPDNAIGRSRGGLTSKIHAAVDETGMPLRILLTAGQASDKAAVPELIATLKPGRDLVADRGYDWMALVELVRKRGGATHIPTQRDRKTQRSVSPAIYRQRNVIERFSNKLKHFRRIATRYDKLASNFLAAVLLGSIRLWTRIYESTT, encoded by the exons ATGGCCCGGTTTGAGTTGACGGATAAAGAGTGGTCATTGATAAAGCCGCTGCTGCCGGACCGGCCCCGGGGTGTTGCACGAGTGGATGACCGGCGCGTACTGAACGGCATTTTTTACATCTTGCGGACAGGATCACCGTGGCGCGATCTGCCGGAGCGGTATGGGCCATACACAACGGTTTACAACCGCTTTAACCGCTGGGCAAAAGCCGGGGTGTGGCTGCGGGTGGCACAGTCACCACAATCCATGCAGATGATAGACAGTTCCATCGTCCGGGCGCACCTGCATGCGGCGGGAGGTAAAAAAGGGG GTCCGGATAACGCCATTGGCCGTTCTCGTGGAGGACTGACAAGCAAGATCCATGCCGCCGTGGATGAAACCGGCATGCCACTGCGCATTCTCCTGACGGCAGGGCAGGCGTCAGACAAGGCGGCTGTACCAGAACTCATCGCAACGCTGAAACCGGGACGGGACCTTGTCGCTGACCGGGGCTATGACTGGATGGCCCTTGTCGAACTTGTCCGCAAAAGAGGCGGCGCAACACACATCCCCACGCAACGCGATCGCAAAACACAGCGCTCCGTCAGTCCGGCCATCTACCGACAACGCAACGTGATCGAGCGCTTCTCCAATAAACTCAAACACTTCAGACGTATCGCCACTCGATACGACAAACTCGCATCAAACTTCCTCGCCGCTGTCCTACTCGGCTCCATCAGGCTATGGACCAGAATTTATGAGTCCACGACCTAG
- the rplS gene encoding 50S ribosomal protein L19, which yields MSTILKKLENSQIEKALAGKTLPEFSPGDTLKVNLKVVEGTRERIQTYEGVCIARKNAGINSSFTVRKISYGEGVERVFPLYSPRIESIELVRKGDVRRAKLYYLRNLRGKAARISERTTGRGSETETANDRT from the coding sequence ATGAGCACAATTCTGAAAAAACTGGAAAACAGCCAGATCGAAAAGGCGCTGGCTGGAAAAACGCTGCCTGAATTTTCCCCGGGCGACACGCTGAAGGTCAACCTGAAGGTCGTGGAAGGCACCCGTGAGCGGATCCAGACCTACGAAGGTGTCTGCATCGCCCGCAAGAACGCCGGGATCAACTCCTCCTTCACCGTACGCAAGATCAGCTATGGCGAGGGGGTCGAGCGCGTGTTCCCCCTGTACAGCCCCCGCATCGAGTCGATTGAACTGGTGCGCAAGGGTGACGTCCGCCGGGCCAAGCTGTACTACCTGCGCAACCTGCGCGGCAAGGCAGCCCGTATCTCCGAGCGAACCACCGGTC